The genomic DNA TTGGGGCAGTGGTCTGTGAGGGTTAGCGGGTGGGGCGGAGAGCTGATCTGTGTGGCGTACGTGTGACAGTGCCTGGTAGTGTCCAGGCTGAAACAGCCTGGCTGTTGCCCACGCAGTCCCCGCCTGCGGACCTTGCTCACAGTGGTACCATCTTTGTATGAAGGTCGGTCACAGGAACAGAGTGGCTCCTAGAGGGCAGAACTAGAGCGAGTAGGGAgaagaaacttgggttcaatgaaagaattttagaatGATCAGATCTGGGGCATGGAGCTACAAGCTTTCATATCTTTAGTAAACCTACAAAGGAGATGTATTTAGCCCCATTTTTATCAAATGGAGACAGACTGTAAGCCCCGCTGGGACCACAGTTCTAAACCCAAGGCCTAGCAGAGTGCCAGATGTGCAGTGCTTATTGCACGAAGGAGGCCCAGAAGTTCCAGAGGCACTTCGTTCGGTGCTTAGGGGTGGTCTTGACGGAGTGTAGCAGAAGGAACAGACTTGGAACGGGCTCCACCAGGCTCTGGCCAGGCCCTCTCGTTTACCTCCCTGAGCTCCAACCTTCTCAGGAGCCACCATGTGTTCAAGGGGTCTCTGTGAGGATTGGACCCCCACCCGCAAGCACCACGGCCTTCTGAAGACTTTTCCGGTGTCCTCTACGTGCTGGGACTTCTCTGTGGGTTCACAGCTGCTCTGAGGGGTATAGGCTGGCATGCTGCTCACTACGAGCCCTGCTTCCTCCTTCCTAGCAGGTTCCAAACACACTCTTGGTTGTCATGGAGCTCCTCTGGGAGAACCCTCCTTTATCCCGTTCTTGCAGGGCCCCTCTCATTGTGTTAATAAGGCAAGGACACCAGAGGTAAGAGGAAGCTTTATTGGAGTGGGGGTGGAAGGGGTGGGCAAGCCCCAGGGAGAGCCAGCACCTCCCTGTGTCCTTTGCCTCAGACTCATCCCAAGGACCTCCCCACAACACCGGTCCCCAGCCCTTCACAGCCAGGACTGGAGGGTGGTGTCCCCCTGGTGGTGATGGAGACTCAGGCGAGAAGGAGTTGAGGGCAGAGGTCGATGGAAGTTTCTGTCTTGGATGCCACACCCCAGTGACAGGGTGAGTCctaagaggaagaagagggccCCCAAATCTGGGGAGGGAATTATCTTTGGGGGTAACTACTTATCCTAGCTCTTCAGAGACCAGAAACTTCTTGCTTCCGGCTAGAAGCTTGGGCAATCATTCTGGGTGATGCGTGGTTTcatttcaaaaggaaatgaaGTCACAGTGGGCAGTGGATTGAGTGGACCCTCAACactgaaatgcaaaatggtaaacAGGACAAATGTCCAAGAAGGGAACCCGAGTGGAGACAACTTTCCTTCAAGTGGCTTCAGGCTGGAGTCGGTTTTGTGGTCCCCCAGCTCAGACCCACAGGCCAGGGTTTGCTTTCTCTCCACGTGGGTGGGCTAGCTGGGGAAGGGAGCCCTTTATTCTGTTTATAAAGCTtctgtaagtggcagagctgtgccttcccctctttctccccctccctccttatCCTTAttttcctcccctcctttccttttGCTCTCAAAGGTCTGTAATTACAAGATAAGCAGCATGGTCAGGAGGGGGTGGGTTgtccccccccgcccctccccgctccACCCCATATCCGCTACAGACTTCTTCCCTgcttccctgcctcccccaccccctggggAAGTAGCCTTTGGTAGAAGGGGCACACTAGTTGCGTGGCTAAGATGACGAGCTAGGACAGCCCTGGTTTGGAGCCAGGAAGCCAGGGTACTAGTAACCTGAGATGAGTCTCCAGAGACACCCTGAGTGGGGCACATGGCAGATCATGAGTCAAGATTTCTCGGCTCAGCAGGTGGTCAGTAGCTCAGAGCTAATGCCAAGGAAGGCACCTTTTAACAGGGCAGGTCCCAGTTCAAGGTACAGGGTGTAGACACAGCAGGTGACTGTTGACTGATGGGTGGAGGGTGGACAGGTGGAGACGTTCAAGCTGTCTAACAGGCTGAGATGTCTGCCCCTCAGCACCGACTAGAAAGCATTTCTCCAAGAGGTGGCTGGGGGAGTCCACAAGGCCCTTCCTGGTCAGTGGTGATGAGACTTCTGAGGCCCAAGGGTGGAGTCCTGACCAGGAAAGGCAAGCTGCCTTGCATTCTTTGCCCTAGGGCCACTGCTGGGAAGTGGCAGgcaaagagaggagaggagatcCAGGCCAGTCCAGCCGCTCCTGTCGCTGACGCCACGCCCTCCTACCCCCCCAGTTTGCTCCACTGGATGGAACTGAAAAAGGGGTGGGCCTTGAGTTCATGGACGCCGCCTCCTCCAGCGCCCAGGCGCCGGGCCGGGTCGAACTGCAGCAGCTGCGGAGAAAAGCCCAGTCAGCCCTGGGCAGGCTGGCCAGGCCCCGGGAACCCTGTTACCCTGGTGGGGGCGGACAGGGGGTCGACATTGGTGTTTGGCCACCGAGGTATAGAAATTTGTTGGCCCTATGACCCTCCTGCACCCATGCCAGACACCTAGTACATGGGGTGACTTGTTCACACACAGGGCTCTGCCCTCCCTTCTGTCCACCCTCAGGCCAAGAAGGCGCCACCGGGAGGCCGCCTGCACCTCACCTCAGTCAGCAGGGAGGCCGCCGGGCCACTGAGCCACTCGGGCAGCTGCAGCTGGGTGTGGGGCTGGATTCCTGAGGGGTGGCTCTGGGACAGCGCCTGGGAAGACACAGGGAGGCGGCCCCCAGGAGTCTGTACACTCCACTGGCGGCCGAGATTGCATCTCTTCGCCCTGTGTTATACCTCACGGGCATGGCCATGACTCCATCGCCTTCTGCTTTGGATCTGCTGCCTGCCGGGCTGAGGAAGGTGCCTGACACCTGTGATCCCTAGTTTCTGCAACAACCTTCAAAGTAAGCAATTGGCACCCCCATTTTAAGGGCAAGAAGCAGGTTGACGGATTTGTGCTGAgttcagggtttgaacccaggcccctatGGCTCCAAGCTTGCTAGAAGCACCGGTCTTGGGTTGCCATCGGGGCAGGCACTCTATCAGGAATAGCACTGAAACCTGTCTCCTTACAGAAAGCAAATCTCCACGGGCGGCTCCTTTGCCATGGCATGCTCCTGCCAGGGTCAAGGCAGGGCTGTGGTGGGAGAAGAAGGCAGGACCTATCTGCGTTCCAGAAGGGTGCAGCTGCGGGGGAGCAGAGGGGTGTGTCTGGAGGTCAGGAAGACAGGCAAGAAGCCACCAGGAGGAGGGCCAGGAGCCCTGAGCTGGACAGGTGGGAGGGCCCTGGCTAATAGGAGAGAACCACTCTGGGCGGCTGTTTGCAGCCAGAGCTCTCAGAGGCCCTGGCCTCGGGACCAAAGCAGGAGGGAGCCAGGAGTGACCGGTCAGCTCTGAACTTCCAGTTACACCACATCCACTCAGGACATTTCCTGCTCAAATGGAGCTTGGCCTCTCCCTGCTGCCTGACTTAACCAGCCCCAGGTGCAGCACTGAGCTCATGAGGGAGGACAGAGAGCTGAGCCCACCACCCTGAGCAAGGTGTTTGCGAGGGGAACTTCAAGCTCTGGTTCGACCCAGGCTGGACAGGGCAGCTGCCGGCCTGGGATGATGGATACCCTCTCTCTGGTCTTCCAGCCAAAGTCTAGGGGTCACAGCTCTGAAGGGTGTGGGACGGGGTGTGAGGGGGAGTGGAGCGTGGTGTgagcagtggggagaggaggcCTGTGAGGGATGATCTGAGGAACAAGGCTGCGTCACACTCAGCTGCCCTCCAGAGCTAGGCCCAGGCACCCTCTTCCAGGAACCTTCCCTGAGCACCGCAGCTCAACTCTCCCTCATCTAAGTTGACAGTCTCCCAAGCTATCGCCACTTGCCTGACGAGGGTCGGGGTGCAAGGTGTGGCCAAGGCCTTGGTGGGAATTGCTTCCTCCTTCTCTCACGGCCtctgggctgggggagagggggccTGTGCTGACAAGACATTGGGCCCAATGGCCAGGTATTGAGCGATCAGGTAGGCTCAGCCCCCAAGACTGACCGGTTGGACTAACCCCAGCCCATTCTATGCTCAGTGACACCAGCCAGGCTCCACACCCTGCCCACACAGAGCTCACCGTCCCAGTCAGCAGTTCATACAGGAGAGACCCAAAGCTCCACCAGTCGCAGGCTTCGGTCAGCTCCGAAATCCCACCGACCTCTGTGGGAGCCAGAACAGTCCTCAGCCTTGCTGAGAGGGCAGGTCTCCCTTCAAcccctccccaccatccccaCCTCCAGGATGGGCCTGTTGCCTCTCTCATCCTCAGTCCCCCGGcccacccacacacagacactcagggGCTGCCTCACCCTTCCCTTCTTGCCTGGGGCACTGTAGAGGTTGTGCGAAGCCTCCCTGCAGCACTGGGGCTCCACCTCTGACCACTGGCCAAAATACGTGAGCCGGATGTGGCCTTGTCATGCCGTGTGTGTGCAGGGAGGAGCCAGAGGGGGACGAAAACCGCAGTTAGTCATCTTGGAGCCTTTGGCGTGGGGCAGGGGACCCCAGGAGCCAGTGGGCCGTGCTGGGCAGAGGTTCCCTAGGGGCTCGGCCCCCCAAGGCCCCTGGAACAACCTGGTCATCACAGGAGCGGCTGCCCCAGAGCTCAGGGTGGGGAAAGGGTGTGCTTTCCAAGCTTAACCACAGCCGGCCAGCCGGGCTTGGCCGAGGCCTTCCCGaaaaggcagggggtgggggtggtccaGGGGGAACAGTCAGATACCGTCTGCCTCCTCTTGGCTCTGGGGAAATCTCAAGGCTGTGGGGGCCTCCCtcctgaggggtggggtggggttagggcccactcctctgcccccagcccccacacccCGCCTGGGGCTCCTACCGGCCTGGTCCAGGAGCAGATTCCGGGGATTGAGGTCCCGGCACAGCACCCCTTGCTGGTGCAGCGCCTCCAGGGCCAGCAGCGTCTCGGCCGCCCACTGCCTCACCTGCTCCTCCTTCAGACTCCAGGCACCCCTGCCGGACACCAGGCTGGCCCCTCCAGAGGCCGAGAGGTGGCTCGGGCCTCTGCCTCGGCTGCAGCCCCCCAGCACCCGGCCGGCCCCGGCCCGAACCCAAGGGAGCCCCCATGGGGGCGCGGGCTCCGAGCTCCGGCCAAGTCCTCGCCCGGTGTGGGAGTGCAGGCGGCCACCTGGGGCCTTTGGAAGGTCCCAGACGCGGGCAGTGCTCGTTCTGGCTGAGGCTTCACCCCCAGTCTCTCTCTGGGGTTTAACGGCCACCACCCTCCTGGCTGGGgtgaggctctgagaagtccacGGAGGCTCCAGAGGGATTCCGTCCCGCGGGCGGGTGTGCCCCGGGGGCACTGAGCTGGTCCCGAGGCTGAGACGGGAGTTTAGTGGAGCCTTCATCCTCTCCAGACTGGAGCCAGATCCGGTCCCAGACTGCTGGGGGCACGGCTGGGAGAGCAGGTGGGACCAGAGCGTACCTCCTGGGCCAAGCAGAGGGAGCCGCAAGCGTGGGGACGGGAGAGGAAATGAGTGTGGACGCGTCTTTGTCCCACGCCTGCTCCCCCTCTGTCTTGGGCACAGACCCTCTGCCTTCAGATCCTCACTTGGCTCCCTCCCCTCCCGAAGCCCAGGatgccctctctcctcctctccacccACCCGTGACGGGGCCCCAGCCTCACAAAATAGGTGCTTAACCCCTAAGAAGATGTAAATTATTCTCTAATGTCTTTGGTCTAGGTGGCGGGTTCTCCAGTGTCtgatgtattatatatttttcaaagggagaatcctggagaagggcatggcaacccactccagtattcttgcctggagaatctcatggacagaggagcctggagggctgcagttcacggggtcacaaagagtcagacacaactgagcgactgagcacagcacaaaggGAGAATAGTGTCATGAAtttaattaagtaaaattaaagaagGCTAGGCATGGATCTGTGATGACTATATGTCACGATCCAGAGAGATGCACCtcattgaaaacaaacaaacagaaatcctaGCTGATCAATAAATATCCGCTGTGGCCCAGTTCCTGTAATTACAGCTTTGGCACCATCATCCCATATGGCCACTCGGGGGGGTGGGCATGGACTAGAAGAGTGAAAAGAACCAAGACTGGGGGAGATGGTGACAAAGGGGACACCTGCATACGTGCCCTCATTCATCCAAGATGTGAACGTCCTCCTTGGACGTCTCCTGCCCCCTGGCATCACTGAGAAGCCTGCAGCAGGCTAGTCCTGCCTTCACCCTCCAGGAAGGCTGGGCCTGTGGCTGGGTAATGAGCTCCGAATTTTAAGGGGATGAGACAGGACAATCTCCTGAAGGCCTGAGGAGCCGATGGGGCCCCCGGGGTCCGCTCACCTTTCACGTGCTCCAGGTGCAGGAAGATGGAGTCATCAGTCACAAAGTACCGCAGCAGCTGGGTCATGTAGGGGACGCCGTGTGGGATGATGGTCAGCCGCTCCCGGCTCGCCACGTGGCACCTGGACAGGCCCTGAGGAGGGGGCAGGCCGGGCAGATCAGCTGGGGACCGGCCAGAGGCCACTCTGCTCTTCAGGGACAACCAGATGAAGTGTGGGAGCCCCCTCTGAGGAGCAGCTGCCTCCCCCTAGTTCCTGTCCTGACCCGCAACCCTCTTTCCACCATGGAAGGCAGGCCCTCCCCTCCCTGTCTGGGCCAAGGGTAGggcagtatatgtgtgtgtttttctgggAAGTCGGGCACATGCCCGGGGTGCAGAACTAGCAGCTGTGGGATCTGGAGGGAACGTGGGCTTCCCATACGGGTTCTGGGTAGAGGTTCCCCAGAAGGCAGGGGTTTCCAAGAGCTCCGAGAAGGTCTCAAGGGGAAGGAGgaatggcagggggtggggtggcaccTGCCTTCACCACGAAGGTCCCTCCAGTCGCTAGGTCCTGGACCAGCTGTACCTGCAGAGGTCCAGGAGGCACTAGTCAAGGCACAGGCTAGTTCCCGGGGCTCcacacccccaaccccaggcCCCACGCTCCTCCACCCAGGCTAGGCAGGGATGTCAGGCTTTGGTGGTACAGAGTATATCCCCTCCTCCACCAACATGACATTGAACCTGTCCGATTCATCCACCCTCGTTAGACCTGCAGGTCTTATCAGGTACCACCTTCTCCAGGGAGCCTTCCCAACCTCAGATTAGGCCAGGACTCCTAATCTGTCTGCAGAGCTCTCCCGGCTCACCCCCAGCACACTGTGTGTGATTTCCTGTCGCTCCACTGGGCTGTGAGCTCCAAGAGCGCAGGGACCATGCTGTATAGCTCTGTATTCCCAGAGCCCTGCGCCACACAGGGAAGTAGTCAGGGCTTTCCACACATGAGGCGAATGGTTCATTCCACAGGATCTGAGGGTGTCATGGCTGGAAGGGACCTCAGGGCCAGTCACCTTCTCTTAACTCTTATTTCACAGGTGAAGAAGCCAAGGCTCTGAGAATGTGGCCCCAGTGGTGCCCCAAACCACACGGGCTTGGCTTGCTCCTTCAGGTcgcaccccctgccccccactcccAGTGATGCGATggtcttttgctttttttaaatggtCTTTTCCTCTGGACTCTGTCTTTGGCGAGCaacctcttccttctcctgtcGGTTTTGTTTGGAGGCAGTGGTCTGCCAACTGCTGGGTCAGAGCCTTGCTTGGAGCTGGGCCCTAGACTCATCTCCATTATGGGCAGGGGTGAACCCCAGCCGTGGGAGAGGACCTGTCAGGGCAGAAAGGTAGAAGATTCAGCCCAGACAGGGGGGCACATGAGGGCAAGACCTGCACCCTGGGTCATAGCAGTACCTGCTTCAGAAGGCCATTAAGAGGGTGTTGTTAAGTCAGACAACTCAAGTATGGCAGCAGCTCAAGCCTGCTGTATAACGTGCTCTCTATAGTCTTTGCTGATGGCTATTAATATCGGCACAGGGAAACTTGTGCATAGTATTACTGTATAGTACCACTCTGTATAGTATtactatagtatagtatagtattatATTGTATACTGTATAGTATTACTCTGCGCTAAGGGccttatctggagaaggcaatggcaccccactccagtactcttgcctgggaaatcccatggatggaggagcctggtagcttgcagtctgtggggtcgctgagggtcgggcacgactgagcgacttcactttcacttttcactttcatgcattggagaaggaaatggcaacccactccagtgttcttgcctggagaatcccagggacgggggagcctggtgggctgccatctatggggttgcacagagtcggacacgactgaagtgacttagcagcagcagcagtatagtaTTATACTGTATAGTATTACTCTGTGCTAAGGGCCTTATCTAGTTTACTTAGTTTCATTCTTACAGCCCTACCCGGTGAGGCcctgtgctgctgtgctgtgcttaatcgtgtctgactctccgagacccgccaggatcctctgtccacgcgattctccaggcaagaagactggagtgggttgccatttcctcctccgggagatcttcccgacccagggaccaaacccacatcttttgcgtctcctgcattgtcaagcgaattctttaccactgtgccacctgggcagccccaaGTATTACGTGActcattttattgatgaagaaATCGAGGTTCAGAGAGGTAACGTTGCCTGCGGTCCCACGGAGCCGGGATGCGAATTCAGATGGGCTGACCCGGGAGCCTTGAAGACATAACTGAAAACGGGCATAGCTAGGTGACCTGGCACATGCCttcccctctgggcctcagtttccccgccATCAGTGAGATGAAGGTGGTGGATTCCGACGGCTGGGGCATCAGGAGTGAGGTACCCCTTATGACCACTAGAGGTCTCTCCTCCAACAGCCGGAGATGGAGTCCAGCCTGGTCCCTGTTGCTCCGCCCAATGAGTTTGAAAGAGTGAACTTTGGGGTCATTTAGGATAACACGGTTTCCCACAAGTGCTGACACCCCGGATAATTCCCTACTGCCTCTTGCCAAGTGGGATTCCCCACCACCTTGTCCTGGGCAAGGCTTCTCATTtacatattcagaaaaaaaaaaaaacaaccagcagGGAATGTCAGAGAGGCCAGAAACAAAACTTGATCAGTACACTGAAACAgtgagttaaaaaagaaaagaacacacacacacacacacacacacacacacacacacacaagaatcaAGAAATAATTAGGCCACACCGTCAATGCTGGTTATCTTGGAATGAGGTGGGATGGTGGGCGATAtgtgctgttgctgtt from Ovis aries strain OAR_USU_Benz2616 breed Rambouillet chromosome 7, ARS-UI_Ramb_v3.0, whole genome shotgun sequence includes the following:
- the RPS6KL1 gene encoding ribosomal protein S6 kinase-like 1 isoform X11, whose translation is MSLVACECPPGPGLEPEPCSRARSQARVYLEQICNRVAPGAPDMTKHDYLVDAATQIRLALERDVSEDYEAAFNHYQNGVDVLLRGMHVDPNKERCEAVKLKITKYLRRAEEIFNCHLQRTLGSGASPDEGFSSLRLRPIRTLSSALEQLRGCKVVGVIEKVQLVQDLATGGTFVVKGLSRCHVASRERLTIIPHGVPYMTQLLRYFVTDDSIFLHLEHVKGGTLWSHLLSQPCPQQSGTGSGSSLERMKAPLNSRLSLGTSSVPPGHTRPRDGIPLEPPWTSQSLTPARRVVAVKPQRETGGEASARTSTARVWDLPKAPGGRLHSHTGRGLGRSSEPAPPWGLPWVRAGAGRVLGGCSRGRGPSHLSASGGASLVSGRGAWSLKEEQVRQWAAETLLALEALHQQGVLCRDLNPRNLLLDQAGHIRLTYFGQWSEVEPQCCREASHNLYSAPEVGGISELTEACDWWSFGSLLYELLTGTALSQSHPSGIQPHTQLQLPEWLSGPAASLLTEPAQG
- the RPS6KL1 gene encoding ribosomal protein S6 kinase-like 1 isoform X3, which encodes MSLVACECPPGPGLEPEPCSRARSQARVYLEQICNRVAPGAPDMTKHDYLVDAATQIRLALERDVSEDYEAAFNHYQNGVDVLLRGMHVDPNKERCEAVKLKITKYLRRAEEIFNCHLQRTLGSGASPDEGFSSLRLRPIRTLSSALEQLRGCKVVGVIEKVQLVQDLATGGTFVVKGLSRCHVASRERLTIIPHGVPYMTQLLRYFVTDDSIFLHLEHVKGGTLWSHLLSQPCPQQSGTGSGSSLERMKAPLNSRLSLGTSSVPPGHTRPRDGIPLEPPWTSQSLTPARRVVAVKPQRETGGEASARTSTARVWDLPKAPGGRLHSHTGRGLGRSSEPAPPWGLPWVRAGAGRVLGGCSRGRGPSHLSASGGASLVSGRGAWSLKEEQVRQWAAETLLALEALHQQGVLCRDLNPRNLLLDQAEVGGISELTEACDWWSFGSLLYELLTGTVSSVWAGCGAWLVSLSIEWAGVSPTGQSWGLSLPDRSIPGHWAQCLVSTGPLSPSPEAVREGGSNSHQGLGHTLHPDPRQALSQSHPSGIQPHTQLQLPEWLSGPAASLLTELLQFDPARRLGAGGGGVHELKAHPFFSSIQWSKLGG
- the RPS6KL1 gene encoding ribosomal protein S6 kinase-like 1 isoform X8, yielding MSLVACECPPGPGLEPEPCSRARSQARVYLEQICNRVAPGAPDMTKHDYLVDAATQIRLALERDVSEDYEAAFNHYQNGVDVLLRGMHVDPNKERCEAVKLKITKYLRRAEEIFNCHLQRTLGSGASPDEGFSSLRLRPIRTLSSALEQLRGCKVVGVIEKVQLVQDLATGGTFVVKGLSRCHVASRERLTIIPHGVPYMTQLLRYFVTDDSIFLHLEHVKGGTLWSHLLSQPCPQQSGTGSGSSLERMKAPLNSRLSLGTSSVPPGHTRPRDGIPLEPPWTSQSLTPARRVVAVKPQRETGGEASARTSTARVWDLPKAPGGRLHSHTGRGLGRSSEPAPPWGLPWVRAGAGRVLGGCSRGRGPSHLSASGGASLVSGRGAWSLKEEQVRQWAAETLLALEALHQQGVLCRDLNPRNLLLDQAEVGGISELTEACDWWSFGSLLYELLTGTALSQSHPSGIQPHTQLQLPEWLSGPAASLLTELLQFDPARRLGAGGGGVHELKAHPFFSSIQWSKLGG
- the RPS6KL1 gene encoding ribosomal protein S6 kinase-like 1 isoform X6, producing MSLVACECPPGPGLEPEPCSRARSQARVYLEQICNRVAPGAPDMTKHDYLVDAATQIRLALERDVSEDYEAAFNHYQNGVDVLLRGMHVDPNKERCEAVKLKITKYLRRAEEIFNCHLQRTLGSGASPDEGFSSLRLRPIRTLSSALEQLRGCKVVGVIEKVQLVQDLATGGTFVVKGLSRCHVASRERLTIIPHGVPYMTQLLRYFVTDDSIFLHLEHVKGGTLWSHLLSQPCPQQSGTGSGSSLERMKAPLNSRLSLGTSSVPPGHTRPRDGIPLEPPWTSQSLTPARRVVAVKPQRETGGEASARTSTARVWDLPKAPGGRLHSHTGRGLGRSSEPAPPWGLPWVRAGAGRVLGGCSRGRGPSHLSASGGASLVSGRGAWSLKEEQVRQWAAETLLALEALHQQGVLCRDLNPRNLLLDQAGHIRLTYFGQWSEVEPQCCREASHNLYSAPEVGGISELTEACDWWSFGSLLYELLTGTALSQSHPSGIQPHTQLQLPEWLSGPAASLLTELLQFDPARRLGAGGGGVHELKAHPFFSSIQWSKLGG
- the RPS6KL1 gene encoding ribosomal protein S6 kinase-like 1 isoform X4, producing the protein MSLVACECPPGPGLEPEPCSRARSQARVYLEQICNRVAPGAPDMTKHDYLVDAATQIRLALERDVSEDYEAAFNHYQNGVDVLLRGMHVDPNKERCEAVKLKITKYLRRAEEIFNCHLQRTLGSGASPDEGFSSLRLRPIRTLSSALEQLRGCKVVGVIEKVQLVQDLATGGTFVVKGLSRCHVASRERLTIIPHGVPYMTQLLRYFVTDDSIFLHLEHVKGGTLWSHLLSQPCPQQSGTGSGSSLERMKAPLNSRLSLGTSSVPPGHTRPRDGIPLEPPWTSQSLTPARRVVAVKPQRETGGEASARTSTARVWDLPKAPGGRLHSHTGRGLGRSSEPAPPWGLPWVRAGAGRVLGGCSRGRGPSHLSASGGASLVSGRGAWSLKEEQVRQWAAETLLALEALHQQGVLCRDLNPRNLLLDQAGHIRLTYFGQWSEVEPQCCREASHNLYSAPEVGGISELTEACDWWSFGSLLYELLTGTVSSVWAGCGAWLVSLSIEWAGVSPTGQSWGLSLPDRSIPGHWAQCLVSTGPLSPSPEAVREGGSNSHQGLGHTLHPDPRQALSQSHPSGIQPHTQLQLPEWLSGPAASLLTEPAQG
- the RPS6KL1 gene encoding ribosomal protein S6 kinase-like 1 isoform X7 produces the protein MSLVACECPPGPGLEPEPCSRARSQARVYLEQICNRVAPGAPDMTKHDYLVDAATQIRLALERDVSEDYEAAFNHYQNGVDVLLRGMHVDPNKERCEAVKLKITKYLRRAEEIFNCHLQRTLGSGASPDEGFSSLRLRPIRTLSSALEQLRGCKVVGVIEKVQLVQDLATGGTFVVKGLSRCHVASRERLTIIPHGVPYMTQLLRYFVTDDSIFLHLEHVKGGTLWSHLLSQPCPQQSGTGSGSSLERMKAPLNSRLSLGTSSVPPGHTRPRDGIPLEPPWTSQSLTPARRVVAVKPQRETGGEASARTSTARVWDLPKAPGGRLHSHTGRGLGRSSEPAPPWGLPWVRAGAGRVLGGCSRGRGPSHLSASGGASLVSGRGAWSLKEEQVRQWAAETLLALEALHQQGVLCRDLNPRNLLLDQAGHIRLTYFGQWSEVEPQCCREASHNLYSAPEVGGISELTEACDWWSFGSLLYELLTGTHRPPLPQPRGRERRRKQFPPRPWPHLAPRPSSGAVPEPPLRNPAPHPAAAARVAQWPGGLPAD
- the RPS6KL1 gene encoding ribosomal protein S6 kinase-like 1 isoform X9, producing MNHSPHVWKALTTSLCGAGLWEYRAIQHGPCALGAHSPVERQEITHSVLGVQLVQDLATGGTFVVKGLSRCHVASRERLTIIPHGVPYMTQLLRYFVTDDSIFLHLEHVKGGTLWSHLLSQPCPQQSGTGSGSSLERMKAPLNSRLSLGTSSVPPGHTRPRDGIPLEPPWTSQSLTPARRVVAVKPQRETGGEASARTSTARVWDLPKAPGGRLHSHTGRGLGRSSEPAPPWGLPWVRAGAGRVLGGCSRGRGPSHLSASGGASLVSGRGAWSLKEEQVRQWAAETLLALEALHQQGVLCRDLNPRNLLLDQAGHIRLTYFGQWSEVEPQCCREASHNLYSAPEVGGISELTEACDWWSFGSLLYELLTGTVSSVWAGCGAWLVSLSIEWAGVSPTGQSWGLSLPDRSIPGHWAQCLVSTGPLSPSPEAVREGGSNSHQGLGHTLHPDPRQALSQSHPSGIQPHTQLQLPEWLSGPAASLLTELLQFDPARRLGAGGGGVHELKAHPFFSSIQWSKLGG
- the RPS6KL1 gene encoding ribosomal protein S6 kinase-like 1 isoform X1, which encodes MSLVACECPPGPGLEPEPCSRARSQARVYLEQICNRVAPGAPDMTKHDYLVDAATQIRLALERDVSEDYEAAFNHYQNGVDVLLRGMHVDPNKERCEAVKLKITKYLRRAEEIFNCHLQRTLGSGASPDEGFSSLRLRPIRTLSSALEQLRGCKVVGVIEKVQLVQDLATGGTFVVKGLSRCHVASRERLTIIPHGVPYMTQLLRYFVTDDSIFLHLEHVKGGTLWSHLLSQPCPQQSGTGSGSSLERMKAPLNSRLSLGTSSVPPGHTRPRDGIPLEPPWTSQSLTPARRVVAVKPQRETGGEASARTSTARVWDLPKAPGGRLHSHTGRGLGRSSEPAPPWGLPWVRAGAGRVLGGCSRGRGPSHLSASGGASLVSGRGAWSLKEEQVRQWAAETLLALEALHQQGVLCRDLNPRNLLLDQAGHIRLTYFGQWSEVEPQCCREASHNLYSAPEVGGISELTEACDWWSFGSLLYELLTGTVSSVWAGCGAWLVSLSIEWAGVSPTGQSWGLSLPDRSIPGHWAQCLVSTGPLSPSPEAVREGGSNSHQGLGHTLHPDPRQALSQSHPSGIQPHTQLQLPEWLSGPAASLLTELLQFDPARRLGAGGGGVHELKAHPFFSSIQWSKLGG
- the RPS6KL1 gene encoding ribosomal protein S6 kinase-like 1 isoform X2, which gives rise to MSLVACECPPGPGLEPEPCSRARSQARVYLEQICNRVAPGAPDMTKHDYLVDAATQIRLALERDVSEDYEAAFNHYQNGVDVLLRGMHVDPNKERCEAVKLKITKYLRRAEEIFNCHLQRTLGSGASPDEGFSSLRLRPIRTLSSALEQLRGCKVVGVIEKGLSRCHVASRERLTIIPHGVPYMTQLLRYFVTDDSIFLHLEHVKGGTLWSHLLSQPCPQQSGTGSGSSLERMKAPLNSRLSLGTSSVPPGHTRPRDGIPLEPPWTSQSLTPARRVVAVKPQRETGGEASARTSTARVWDLPKAPGGRLHSHTGRGLGRSSEPAPPWGLPWVRAGAGRVLGGCSRGRGPSHLSASGGASLVSGRGAWSLKEEQVRQWAAETLLALEALHQQGVLCRDLNPRNLLLDQAGHIRLTYFGQWSEVEPQCCREASHNLYSAPEVGGISELTEACDWWSFGSLLYELLTGTVSSVWAGCGAWLVSLSIEWAGVSPTGQSWGLSLPDRSIPGHWAQCLVSTGPLSPSPEAVREGGSNSHQGLGHTLHPDPRQALSQSHPSGIQPHTQLQLPEWLSGPAASLLTELLQFDPARRLGAGGGGVHELKAHPFFSSIQWSKLGG